A genome region from Methanothrix sp. includes the following:
- the glgP gene encoding alpha-glucan family phosphorylase gives MIDRFPEVPARIDGLRELACNLWWSWHHQARDLFNMLNPAAWQLSVHNPVKLLHEIDRSVLERAAENEHFLRHYDAVISRFRSEMRAKGGWFPSHIRNPTNVPIAYFSAEYGLHHSMPFYAGGLGFLAGDYLKECSDLMLPVIGVGFMYPGGYLRQRLSPDGWQLSESEILDKSHAPISQVLDENGKPLLVRVPVIEPPIYVGVWKLRIGRIPLYLLDTDVEANDPWNRGISSRLYIGDAEQRLRQEIVLGIGGMSVLESMGINNLVLHLNEGHPAFAVLERLRSLIGSGMSCRDAIDYIRSTTVFTTHTPVPAGHDIFPFHLMEKYFNSYLPSIGLTRDQFFRLGIDPANPQAGFNMTAFAMRMSLYRNCVSRRHLEVTESMWRHLISELKSNGVVIDYVTNGVHILTWLDRGMEDLFNRYLGLGWLEEHDDPSIWALVDEIPDRELWMAHRMAKMRLITTIRERARLRWAMDGADPRIIVASGVLFDPSVFTIGFARRFATYKRATLVLQDLNRLRSILNNEDMPVQIIFAGKAHPADDTAKQIIQRVYNVAKDPSFGGRIAFVEDYDEQLAQYMVHGVDLWLNTPQPPLEASGTSGMKAMINGVPQLSVLDGWWIEGYNGRNGWAFEGAEGADRDVRDAHSLYDLLENDIVPLFYSVENNDGVPHGWVRVMKEAIKSTAPRFSARRMVKEYTGKFYVNALDAANSFSMNETHGE, from the coding sequence TTGATAGACAGATTTCCAGAGGTACCGGCGAGGATTGATGGGCTGAGGGAGCTGGCATGCAACCTGTGGTGGTCGTGGCATCATCAGGCCAGGGATCTGTTCAACATGCTGAATCCTGCTGCATGGCAGCTCAGCGTTCACAACCCTGTGAAGCTTCTCCACGAGATCGATAGATCTGTGCTGGAGAGGGCTGCAGAGAACGAGCATTTCCTGAGGCACTACGACGCGGTCATCTCCAGGTTCAGGTCGGAGATGAGGGCAAAGGGCGGATGGTTCCCATCCCACATCAGGAACCCGACGAACGTGCCCATCGCGTACTTCTCAGCTGAATACGGCCTCCACCACTCGATGCCGTTCTACGCCGGAGGCCTGGGATTTCTGGCCGGTGACTATCTCAAGGAGTGCAGCGATCTGATGCTTCCTGTCATCGGTGTGGGCTTCATGTACCCGGGCGGGTATCTCAGGCAGAGGCTGTCTCCCGATGGCTGGCAGCTGAGCGAGAGCGAAATCCTGGACAAGAGCCACGCACCGATATCGCAGGTGCTCGATGAAAATGGAAAACCGCTCCTCGTTAGGGTGCCTGTGATAGAGCCGCCGATATATGTTGGGGTGTGGAAGCTCAGGATCGGCAGGATCCCGCTGTATCTCCTGGACACAGACGTAGAGGCGAACGACCCGTGGAACCGCGGGATATCATCACGACTCTACATCGGAGATGCTGAGCAGAGGCTGAGGCAGGAGATAGTGCTGGGCATAGGCGGCATGAGCGTGCTCGAGAGCATGGGCATAAATAACCTGGTCCTGCATCTCAATGAGGGCCATCCTGCGTTTGCGGTCCTGGAAAGGCTCAGGTCTCTCATAGGAAGTGGCATGAGCTGCAGGGACGCCATCGATTATATCAGGAGCACGACTGTGTTCACAACACACACTCCAGTTCCGGCGGGCCACGACATATTCCCGTTCCATCTCATGGAGAAGTACTTCAACTCCTACCTGCCATCAATTGGACTCACCCGCGATCAGTTCTTCAGGCTGGGCATAGATCCGGCAAACCCGCAGGCCGGTTTCAACATGACCGCATTCGCGATGAGGATGTCTCTTTACAGAAACTGCGTCAGCAGGAGGCATCTCGAGGTCACAGAGTCGATGTGGCGGCATCTCATCTCCGAGCTCAAATCAAATGGCGTAGTCATCGATTACGTCACCAATGGTGTGCACATACTCACATGGCTCGATCGCGGCATGGAGGATCTCTTCAACAGGTATCTCGGCCTTGGATGGCTGGAGGAGCATGATGATCCCTCGATATGGGCGCTCGTGGACGAGATACCTGACAGAGAGCTCTGGATGGCGCATCGAATGGCAAAGATGAGGTTGATAACAACGATAAGGGAGCGCGCGAGGCTCAGATGGGCCATGGACGGTGCAGATCCCAGGATAATAGTCGCGTCCGGCGTGCTCTTCGATCCATCCGTCTTCACAATAGGCTTCGCGCGGAGGTTCGCCACATACAAGAGGGCGACGCTGGTACTCCAGGACCTGAACCGCCTCAGGAGCATCCTCAACAACGAGGATATGCCGGTCCAGATAATATTCGCAGGCAAGGCGCATCCTGCTGATGACACGGCCAAGCAGATAATCCAGAGGGTGTACAACGTAGCGAAGGATCCTAGCTTTGGGGGAAGGATCGCGTTTGTCGAGGACTACGATGAGCAGCTCGCCCAGTACATGGTCCATGGTGTGGACCTGTGGCTGAACACGCCGCAGCCGCCGCTCGAGGCATCCGGCACCAGCGGCATGAAGGCGATGATCAACGGCGTGCCACAGCTCAGCGTTCTCGATGGCTGGTGGATAGAGGGATACAATGGAAGGAACGGCTGGGCATTCGAGGGCGCAGAGGGCGCGGATCGGGATGTGAGGGATGCACACAGCCTCTACGATCTTCTTGAGAACGACATCGTGCCGTTGTTCTACAGTGTGGAGAACAACGATGGTGTGCCGCATGGCTGGGTCAGGGTCATGAAGGAGGCGATAAAGAGCACCGCTCCCAGGTTCTCCGCAAGGAGGATGGTGAAGGAGTACACTGGCAAGTTCTACGTTAACGCCCTGGATGCGGCCAACAGCTTCAGCATGAATGAGACCCATGGGGAGTAA
- a CDS encoding polyprenyl synthetase family protein has protein sequence MFANWEEHGLIEDGLRSIVLESRGLHVGDVIEYVLLSPGKRVRPLILLFSSEAFGCDPRDALNAALAVELAHAASLIHDDILDCGMERRGAPSALRRFGMEASLLGGDYLISMSIGLISSYGQPAIRLFSKACMDMAEGEIIDLSRIASPQEYYQCITKKTASLFAASARLGCMIAGADREDQMLYERYGLELGLAYQIVDDLEELIGIDQGKRSAKKSMTLPRIHSLRSGPEETLRMCVDAVREHTGSARASLHSAGGDPEMKERLLMILESMTESMVKRCSLPKALS, from the coding sequence ATGTTTGCGAACTGGGAAGAGCACGGGCTCATCGAGGACGGCCTGAGGTCGATTGTGCTTGAATCCCGCGGGCTGCATGTGGGTGATGTGATAGAGTACGTGCTCCTTTCTCCCGGCAAGAGGGTTCGCCCCCTGATACTTCTCTTCTCCTCAGAGGCCTTCGGGTGTGATCCAAGAGATGCGCTCAATGCAGCGCTGGCTGTGGAGCTCGCACACGCAGCATCCCTGATACATGATGACATACTCGACTGCGGGATGGAGAGGCGTGGGGCTCCGAGCGCCTTAAGGAGATTCGGCATGGAGGCCTCGCTGCTCGGAGGCGATTATCTGATATCTATGTCGATAGGGCTGATCTCCTCCTACGGCCAACCCGCAATCCGGCTCTTCTCAAAGGCGTGCATGGATATGGCAGAGGGAGAGATCATAGATCTCTCGAGGATAGCATCTCCGCAGGAGTATTACCAGTGCATAACAAAGAAGACGGCATCCCTTTTCGCAGCATCTGCCAGGCTCGGTTGCATGATAGCAGGCGCGGATCGTGAGGATCAGATGCTCTACGAGAGGTACGGTCTCGAGCTCGGGCTTGCCTACCAGATAGTGGATGATCTCGAGGAGCTCATCGGCATCGATCAGGGCAAGAGGTCCGCGAAGAAATCGATGACCCTGCCGAGGATTCATAGCCTTAGATCCGGGCCGGAGGAGACCCTGAGGATGTGTGTTGATGCTGTGAGAGAGCATACGGGCAGCGCTAGAGCCTCACTGCACAGCGCGGGTGGTGATCCGGAGATGAAGGAGCGTCTGCTCATGATACTGGAGAGCATGACAGAGAGCATGGTGAAGAGATGCAGCTTACCGAAAGCCCTCTCCTGA
- a CDS encoding radical SAM protein, which produces MQLTESPLLNLNVDLDDGIRLSATGALAPVAKPIVKKINEIFENEKPISTGDRLIFSTWIPPAPSRAFDRMISAQLRSLVRRNIPDQLSISVFRGCPNSCIHCSAPSRSGDILEGDVVKRTISEALDLGTYLVTFDGGEPMLRHDLPDLIAGVDDRAIATCFTSGYALSENLALDLRKSGLYALRVSIDSPVEEQHDRFRGREGAFRDAISGVRNALRAGLLVDLFMVVSPYNIDQLEDAYSLASDLGAHELSLYEIVAVGRWKEHAEEVLSPRDIERLADFHRRMNRLPDGPRVTALPYLLSPQMFGCFAGRRWMHVDPSGDVMPCAYMPISFGNVKNSSLKNIWMRMSRYRWFRDRCSCQMKDGVFRSLHFEKEDVK; this is translated from the coding sequence ATGCAGCTTACCGAAAGCCCTCTCCTGAATTTAAATGTTGATCTGGATGATGGCATCAGGCTCAGTGCGACTGGCGCTCTCGCCCCTGTTGCGAAGCCGATCGTTAAAAAGATCAACGAGATATTCGAGAACGAGAAGCCGATCAGCACAGGTGACCGGCTTATATTCTCCACCTGGATCCCGCCAGCGCCCAGCAGGGCATTCGACAGGATGATTTCCGCTCAGCTGAGATCGCTTGTGCGCAGGAATATTCCGGATCAGCTCTCGATCTCGGTCTTCCGCGGCTGCCCGAACAGCTGCATCCACTGCTCGGCCCCCTCAAGAAGCGGGGATATTCTGGAGGGAGATGTTGTTAAAAGAACCATCTCCGAGGCCCTGGATCTAGGAACGTATCTTGTCACCTTCGACGGCGGAGAGCCGATGCTGAGGCATGACCTTCCTGATCTGATCGCAGGCGTCGATGACAGGGCGATCGCGACCTGCTTCACCAGCGGATACGCTTTGAGCGAGAATCTTGCGCTGGATCTCAGGAAGAGCGGCCTTTACGCCCTCAGGGTGAGCATAGACAGCCCAGTCGAGGAGCAGCATGATCGTTTCAGGGGAAGAGAGGGCGCGTTCAGAGATGCGATCTCCGGCGTCAGGAACGCTCTGCGCGCCGGACTTCTGGTGGATCTCTTCATGGTGGTCTCGCCATACAACATAGACCAGCTTGAAGACGCATACTCCCTGGCATCTGATCTCGGGGCTCACGAGCTCTCCCTCTACGAGATCGTGGCGGTGGGGCGGTGGAAGGAGCATGCGGAAGAGGTTTTATCCCCGCGGGATATCGAGCGTCTGGCCGATTTTCACAGGAGGATGAACAGGCTCCCGGATGGGCCGAGGGTCACGGCCCTTCCTTACCTTCTTTCCCCCCAGATGTTCGGATGCTTCGCAGGGAGGCGATGGATGCACGTCGATCCATCCGGAGATGTCATGCCATGCGCATACATGCCGATCAGCTTCGGCAACGTTAAAAATAGCTCTCTTAAGAACATCTGGATGAGGATGAGCAGGTACAGATGGTTCAGAGATCGCTGCTCATGCCAGATGAAGGATGGTGTTTTCAGGAGTTTGCACTTTGAAAAGGAGGATGTGAAATGA
- a CDS encoding (5-formylfuran-3-yl)methyl phosphate synthase yields the protein MRLLVSPMNLEEAMAALDGGADIIDVKNPREGSLGANFPWAIRSVVELVAGRVPVSATIGDLPFKPGTASLAALGAAVSGADYIKAGLLGVRQPEEAIELLRPIVRSVKEHDSRRKVVAAAYSDFRRAGSLPPVELPQIAAECGADVVMVDTAIKDGRSTLEFMTVEELKLFVRSAHDLGLEAALAGNLGMRDLEAIGSISPDILGVRGAVCGGDRSTRIRAELVRALKDAL from the coding sequence ATGAGGCTGTTGGTAAGTCCTATGAATCTTGAAGAGGCGATGGCTGCCCTGGACGGCGGTGCGGACATAATCGATGTCAAGAACCCAAGGGAGGGGTCACTTGGGGCGAACTTTCCCTGGGCGATCAGGTCGGTGGTGGAGCTGGTCGCAGGAAGGGTGCCGGTCAGCGCCACTATAGGAGATCTCCCGTTCAAGCCGGGAACTGCGAGCCTCGCTGCTCTGGGAGCAGCAGTATCAGGCGCAGATTACATCAAGGCAGGCCTGCTGGGCGTGCGGCAGCCGGAGGAGGCGATCGAGCTTCTGAGGCCGATCGTGAGGTCTGTGAAGGAACATGATTCGCGAAGGAAGGTCGTCGCAGCCGCATACTCTGATTTCAGGAGGGCTGGCTCGCTGCCTCCTGTGGAGCTTCCGCAGATAGCCGCTGAATGCGGAGCTGATGTCGTTATGGTTGATACCGCCATAAAAGACGGCAGATCCACGCTGGAGTTCATGACTGTGGAGGAGCTGAAGCTGTTCGTCAGATCAGCCCATGATCTCGGGCTCGAGGCCGCTCTGGCCGGGAACCTCGGGATGAGAGATCTCGAGGCGATCGGATCGATATCTCCCGACATACTGGGTGTGAGGGGGGCTGTCTGCGGCGGCGACAGGAGCACCAGGATACGCGCGGAGCTTGTGAGGGCGCTGAAGGATGCCCTCTGA
- a CDS encoding HisA/HisF-related TIM barrel protein: protein MRCIFVMDIYNGEVVHAVRGERSRYRPINTFSRMVSTSDPIEIVEILAPKEVYIADLDRLSGGGDNLQVIESISSRAITMADIGISSISDLSLLPESATPVLGTETASVDLISKASDLRDVVVSIDMKHRRVISKSGDLDPLDLIKDMNDLDLLGIILLELDRVGTSEGTDIEFLSRAVASSDHPILVGGGIRGLSDIDALKEIGVQGVLVATSVHSGGIPLEMIRR, encoded by the coding sequence ATGCGTTGCATCTTCGTGATGGACATATATAACGGTGAGGTGGTCCATGCGGTACGCGGGGAGAGGTCCAGGTACCGCCCCATAAACACATTCAGCAGGATGGTATCGACATCAGACCCCATCGAGATCGTGGAGATCCTTGCACCCAAAGAGGTGTACATCGCGGATCTGGACAGGCTCTCCGGCGGCGGGGATAATCTTCAGGTGATCGAGAGCATATCGTCGAGAGCCATCACCATGGCGGACATCGGCATCTCCAGCATATCAGATCTATCCCTGCTCCCAGAATCTGCAACACCTGTCCTGGGGACGGAGACCGCATCGGTTGATCTGATCTCAAAGGCATCAGATCTCCGCGATGTAGTTGTGAGCATAGACATGAAGCACAGGAGGGTCATATCTAAGAGCGGTGATCTGGATCCGCTGGATCTCATAAAGGATATGAACGATCTCGATCTTCTCGGCATCATACTTCTGGAGCTCGACAGGGTCGGGACGTCAGAAGGCACAGATATCGAGTTCCTGAGCCGCGCCGTGGCCTCAAGCGATCATCCTATTCTTGTTGGCGGCGGAATCCGCGGCCTGAGCGATATTGATGCTCTTAAGGAGATCGGTGTTCAGGGGGTGCTCGTGGCGACATCTGTGCATTCCGGGGGAATACCTCTAGAGATGATCCGGCGATGA
- a CDS encoding DNA-directed DNA polymerase II small subunit: MLEIVQMFAERGYQLTPEALEILSKKDTGSIDHLISSLDASTVVVSAEQILSILDGRCRRADEEAAEGSEREPSATSCALERRSSGVEVEVLREITGRSTCLGNYSDFVKYFRDRYAKIHDLLSKRMGSRPIESLGAQTAGREVSVIGMIMDIRNTSRARVVEIEDPTGMVTVLFARESPAYEDSMLLVTDEVIGITGTSDGKGRIFAKSIVWPDLQAQPQPLTSASGGALFLSDLHVGSKTFLIDTWNRFVSWISGEDPTGLSSGVGCIVIAGDIVDGIGVYPGQEDELEIKDIYEQYQLAADLISEIPSRIKIVISPGNHDIVRQAEPQPALPKEIQSLFPSNVIFVGNPSWITISSRPVLIYHGRSIDDFVLKVPGLSYREPELAMVEMLRRRHLCPIYGNRVSVAPEVEDHYVIDRPPAILHCGHVHVVGITRYKGVTVINSGTWQGQTEFQKKMNIQPTPGIVPHVDLSTMKVRKLRFT, translated from the coding sequence ATGCTCGAGATCGTTCAGATGTTCGCTGAGAGGGGATACCAGCTCACACCTGAGGCCCTAGAGATACTCTCGAAAAAGGACACGGGATCGATTGACCATCTGATAAGCAGTCTCGACGCCAGCACGGTTGTTGTAAGCGCAGAGCAGATCCTCTCAATCCTGGACGGGAGGTGCAGAAGAGCAGATGAGGAGGCAGCAGAGGGATCTGAGAGGGAACCCTCAGCAACGAGCTGCGCGCTGGAAAGGAGAAGCTCCGGCGTGGAGGTCGAGGTGCTGAGGGAGATCACAGGAAGATCTACCTGTCTGGGAAACTACTCGGACTTCGTGAAGTACTTCAGGGATAGATATGCGAAGATCCACGATCTTCTGAGCAAGCGGATGGGCTCCCGGCCCATCGAGAGCCTTGGCGCGCAGACAGCAGGGCGAGAGGTCTCGGTTATCGGCATGATCATGGATATAAGAAACACCTCTCGAGCCAGAGTCGTGGAGATCGAGGATCCCACAGGCATGGTTACCGTGCTCTTCGCCAGGGAATCTCCTGCGTATGAGGACTCGATGCTTCTCGTCACAGACGAGGTTATTGGAATCACAGGAACATCAGATGGAAAGGGTCGGATATTCGCGAAGTCGATCGTCTGGCCTGATCTCCAGGCTCAGCCCCAGCCCCTGACATCTGCATCTGGAGGAGCTCTCTTTCTATCAGACCTTCATGTAGGGAGCAAAACGTTTCTGATCGATACCTGGAATCGCTTCGTCTCCTGGATATCCGGAGAAGATCCGACTGGGCTCAGCTCTGGTGTAGGATGCATCGTGATCGCTGGAGACATCGTCGACGGAATCGGAGTCTACCCGGGGCAGGAGGACGAGCTCGAGATAAAGGACATCTACGAGCAGTATCAGCTGGCTGCCGATCTCATCTCAGAGATCCCCTCGAGGATAAAGATCGTGATATCTCCCGGGAACCACGATATAGTGAGACAGGCCGAGCCGCAGCCAGCGCTCCCGAAGGAGATACAATCGCTTTTCCCCAGTAATGTTATATTCGTCGGGAATCCCTCATGGATAACGATCTCCTCCCGGCCGGTTCTGATCTACCATGGGAGGTCGATCGACGACTTTGTGCTAAAAGTTCCCGGCCTTTCATACAGAGAGCCGGAGCTCGCGATGGTTGAGATGCTCCGGAGGAGGCATCTCTGCCCGATATACGGGAACAGGGTCTCCGTCGCCCCGGAGGTCGAGGATCATTACGTGATCGACAGGCCGCCAGCGATACTCCACTGCGGGCACGTGCATGTCGTTGGGATAACGAGATACAAGGGTGTGACAGTTATCAACAGCGGCACCTGGCAGGGACAGACAGAGTTCCAGAAGAAGATGAACATACAGCCCACGCCCGGAATAGTGCCGCACGTCGATCTATCGACGATGAAGGTCAGGAAGCTGAGGTTCACTTGA
- a CDS encoding S26 family signal peptidase produces the protein MKLSDTLAGLPSFVKDIIFVVVVVGGVSIISQVLLGLWTPMVAVESGSMVPNMNIGDIIIVQGISRTDVVTWEEGEAKGYRSFNNPGDVILYRPYGKEKLGVLDIIPGILGIGSGGDKATPIIHRAMRWVEKGEPMWEGGPPAPFAGYITKGDHNEVIDQMAGRILGVPNYAYIREHPERFRETADGILVDRETGLVIYSQGNTSYVTDGISYLTPVRKEWVIGVARYRIPYVGYIRLIPEMIVDWVRSII, from the coding sequence ATGAAGCTATCTGATACTCTGGCAGGTCTTCCGTCCTTTGTCAAGGACATCATATTCGTCGTTGTTGTGGTTGGCGGCGTCTCCATTATCTCCCAGGTGCTTCTCGGCCTCTGGACCCCGATGGTCGCGGTGGAGTCCGGAAGCATGGTTCCGAACATGAATATCGGGGATATCATCATCGTGCAGGGCATATCCAGAACTGATGTGGTTACCTGGGAGGAGGGCGAGGCGAAGGGGTACAGATCGTTCAACAACCCTGGGGATGTCATACTCTACCGCCCCTACGGCAAGGAGAAGCTCGGCGTGCTCGATATAATCCCAGGCATCCTGGGCATCGGGAGCGGTGGGGATAAGGCCACGCCCATAATACACAGGGCGATGAGGTGGGTGGAGAAGGGCGAGCCGATGTGGGAGGGGGGACCGCCAGCGCCGTTCGCGGGGTACATAACGAAGGGTGATCACAACGAGGTCATCGACCAGATGGCCGGCAGGATACTCGGTGTGCCGAACTACGCCTACATAAGAGAGCACCCGGAGCGGTTCAGGGAGACAGCTGATGGAATCCTAGTCGATAGAGAGACAGGCCTTGTTATTTACAGCCAGGGCAACACATCTTATGTGACAGACGGGATAAGCTATCTTACACCGGTGCGGAAGGAGTGGGTTATAGGCGTCGCGAGATACAGGATACCGTATGTGGGCTATATCAGACTCATCCCCGAGATGATCGTGGACTGGGTTCGCAGCATAATTTGA
- a CDS encoding fibrillarin-like rRNA/tRNA 2'-O-methyltransferase, giving the protein MREILPGLYIIKKDRLSTRSPSQEPLYGEHIADGLRVWDPRRSKLAALLLSYPCLEGVVPSGKVLYLGAANGATVSYLSDILTEGMIYAVEISPRAMRDLLLLAERRENIIPLLGDAARPETYRRIVEPVDLIYQDVAQRNQAEIASRNASMYLKPNGLMIVMIKAMSIDSTARAADIFDEEIKRLWGVELLKRVDLPHHRDHIAVVARKLL; this is encoded by the coding sequence ATGAGGGAGATACTCCCCGGGCTTTATATTATAAAAAAAGATCGCCTGTCGACCCGCTCGCCCTCCCAGGAGCCCCTCTACGGCGAGCATATCGCTGACGGCCTTAGAGTATGGGATCCACGAAGATCGAAGCTCGCCGCCCTTCTTCTGAGTTACCCGTGCCTGGAGGGGGTGGTGCCATCCGGTAAAGTCCTCTACCTGGGCGCTGCGAACGGCGCCACTGTCAGCTACCTCAGCGATATTCTCACTGAAGGCATGATCTACGCGGTCGAGATCTCTCCCAGAGCGATGAGGGATCTGCTGCTTCTGGCAGAGAGGCGGGAGAACATAATACCATTACTGGGAGATGCAGCGCGCCCTGAGACGTACCGCAGGATCGTCGAGCCCGTGGATCTCATATACCAGGACGTGGCGCAGCGAAACCAGGCGGAGATCGCATCGAGAAACGCGTCGATGTACCTGAAGCCCAACGGGCTGATGATAGTAATGATAAAGGCGATGTCCATCGACTCGACAGCGCGGGCCGCCGACATCTTCGATGAGGAGATAAAGCGCCTCTGGGGCGTGGAGCTCCTGAAAAGGGTCGACCTGCCACATCACAGGGACCACATCGCGGTCGTCGCGAGAAAGCTCCTGTGA
- the nikR gene encoding nickel-responsive transcriptional regulator NikR, which translates to MEQELMRIGVSLPEKLLSRFDEIITQRGYSSRSEGIRDAIRNYIIHYEWMSDVEGERVGVITIVYSHHQRGLVDNLTDIQHEFGNIITSTLHVHLDKDNCLEVVILRGEGKDVRRAAERMMALKGVKHVKLTTTSVGAEL; encoded by the coding sequence ATGGAACAGGAGCTCATGAGGATTGGCGTATCTCTTCCGGAGAAGCTGCTGAGCCGCTTCGATGAGATTATCACCCAGAGGGGGTACTCCTCGAGGTCAGAGGGGATCAGGGACGCGATAAGGAACTACATTATTCACTATGAGTGGATGAGCGATGTCGAGGGCGAGAGGGTGGGCGTGATAACCATCGTCTACTCCCACCATCAGCGCGGCCTGGTGGACAACCTTACGGACATACAGCATGAGTTTGGAAATATAATAACCTCAACCCTCCATGTGCATCTGGACAAGGACAACTGCCTCGAGGTGGTGATCCTTCGCGGCGAGGGTAAGGATGTGAGAAGAGCCGCAGAGAGGATGATGGCGCTGAAGGGCGTCAAGCATGTGAAGCTCACCACTACCTCTGTGGGCGCGGAGCTATGA
- a CDS encoding cobyrinate a,c-diamide synthase, whose product MHEIMLPVFVIAGTHSGVGKTTVTLGLMAALRRRGLTVQPFKVGPDFIDPTHHTAICGRPSRNLDTFMMGADGVRRSFLSAIRGADVAVVEGVMGLYDGIGGGEEASTAHVAKVLGIPVLLVVNVHGMSRSAAALIHGFRSFDPAVNIAGVILNHVGSERHLKALRESINFRIFGALPRRKSISLPSRHLGLAMGFEIEHDVNALADLVEENILLDELLDACTLPIAVPEQESRYGEEHSVRIAIALDEAFCFYYQDNIDRLRSAGAEIIPFSPIRDALPDADGIYIGGGYPELHAASLESGRCIQQIRAAASDGMPIYGECGGLMYLGENLVLEDRSYKMAGILPASTLMTRHLQALGYVEADVVLDNPVVPKGSVIRGHEFHYSRMECDRDAKLAYRLRRGQGIANGMDGLVEHMTLGGYLHAHFASFPVERFMESCMAYRRR is encoded by the coding sequence ATGCATGAGATCATGTTGCCTGTATTTGTAATAGCAGGAACCCACAGCGGTGTTGGCAAAACCACCGTCACGCTGGGCCTGATGGCCGCTCTTAGGAGAAGAGGGCTGACTGTGCAGCCCTTCAAGGTCGGGCCTGATTTCATAGACCCGACGCACCACACGGCGATATGCGGCCGGCCCTCCCGCAACCTGGACACATTCATGATGGGCGCAGACGGCGTGAGGCGATCTTTTCTCTCCGCGATAAGAGGTGCGGATGTGGCGGTGGTCGAAGGGGTCATGGGGCTCTACGATGGGATCGGTGGTGGCGAGGAGGCCAGCACAGCACATGTTGCAAAGGTTCTCGGGATACCTGTCTTGCTTGTGGTGAACGTCCATGGCATGTCCAGATCCGCAGCTGCCCTGATACACGGATTCAGATCCTTCGATCCTGCTGTGAACATCGCTGGGGTCATACTGAACCATGTCGGGAGCGAGCGCCATCTGAAGGCTCTAAGGGAATCCATAAATTTCAGAATATTCGGAGCGCTTCCGAGGAGGAAGAGCATCTCGCTCCCGAGCAGGCACCTCGGCCTGGCGATGGGTTTCGAGATTGAGCATGATGTGAACGCGCTTGCAGATCTGGTTGAGGAGAACATACTGCTGGATGAGCTGCTCGATGCATGCACGCTACCGATCGCTGTGCCGGAGCAGGAGAGCAGGTATGGCGAAGAGCACAGTGTGCGCATCGCGATCGCCCTGGATGAGGCGTTCTGCTTCTACTACCAGGATAACATCGATCGCCTGAGGAGTGCTGGAGCGGAGATAATACCTTTCAGCCCCATCAGGGACGCACTTCCTGATGCTGATGGCATCTACATAGGCGGTGGATATCCTGAGCTCCACGCAGCCTCTCTCGAGTCCGGGAGGTGCATTCAGCAGATCAGAGCGGCAGCATCTGATGGCATGCCGATCTACGGAGAGTGTGGCGGTCTGATGTACCTCGGAGAGAATCTCGTCCTTGAAGACAGGAGCTACAAGATGGCCGGGATCCTGCCGGCCTCGACTCTCATGACCAGGCATCTTCAGGCACTTGGGTACGTTGAGGCGGATGTCGTACTGGACAATCCTGTGGTTCCAAAGGGCAGCGTGATACGGGGGCATGAGTTTCACTATTCGAGAATGGAGTGCGACCGGGACGCAAAGCTCGCGTACAGGCTCAGGCGCGGCCAGGGGATCGCAAACGGCATGGACGGCCTGGTCGAGCACATGACCCTCGGCGGATACCTTCACGCGCACTTCGCATCATTCCCAGTGGAGAGGTTCATGGAGAGCTGCATGGCATACAGAAGGAGATGA